Genomic segment of Mucilaginibacter sabulilitoris:
ACTATACGCCGTCCGGTGCTTTCTAAAATCAGGATAATTTCATACTCAGGATGGGAATGAAAAGGAAAATCATTGTATTTAAAACTTTCTTCCTTAACAACCACAAGATTGTCTGGGCTAATTATGTTTTCACGAAAAATTCTCATAACAATGGTTTATTAGGCGGAGATTGCACTAATATAAGCTTTTCACTGTAAATAATACAGTTCTATTTTTTCAGAAAACACCCCTGATAAAGTGGATTTAACGGTGACAGTTTACATTTTCTGTTTTCGTTATGATACAGTTTCCTATAGCCAGTATGTCAATATCTGTTTTTAAAAAACAGTCAATAGCATCCTGGGGCGAACATACTATAGGCTGGTCACGAATATTAAAGGAAGTATTTACTATAGCCGGGCATCCGGTTATTTTGTAAAACGTAGTAAGCAACTCGTAAAACGATTGATTATCGGGGGCAACGGTTTGGATCCGCGATGATCCGTTAACATGTGTAACTGCCGGAAAAGGTGAGCATATGTACTTAAGCTTTTCAAATCCTATAGCCTCATACATTTCCGCTGATGTTTTCTGATCCAATATATCGGCAACTATCAGCATGTAGGGGCTGCTTTGCTTCAAATCATAATAATGGTGAACTTTATCTGCCAGTATAACAGGAGCAAAAGGCCTGAATGATTCGCGAAACTTAACTTTTTGGTTAATATAACGCTGCATATCCCGTCGCCTGCAATCTCCGAGAATACTCCTTGAGCCAAGCGCACGGGGGCCAAACTCCATCCGGCCGTCAAACCAACCTACTACTTTACCGTTGTCCAAATCGTTAGCTATCCTGTTCAAAAAATCACTGCGTTCATAAACCTGGTATTTGAGGCCATTCTGCCTAATGATTTTCTCCACTTGCGCGGTACTAAAACATGGACCAAGCAATGCTGATTTCATTTTGTCGCCATCTGTTTCGGCTACCGTTCTTTCGTATTTTAAATGTTCATGGTAGACACTATAGGCTGCACCAAGGGCTCCGCCAGCGTCACCGGCTGCCGGCTGTATCCAGAGATTCTGAATAAGCGTTTCTTTAAGAATTTTGCCATTAATAACACAATTGAGCGCTACGCCACCGGCCAGACAAAGGTTGAATATCTGATATTTATTTACGAAGTGGTTTATCATAGAAAGTACAACCTTCCCGGCGACGTGTTGAATGGACGCTGCTATGTCCATGTGAAATTCGGTAATATCGGCCGAAGCGGCGCGGACTGGTGCTTTGAAAAGGTTAGCAAAGCGTGTGTTGAACATGGAAAGGCCCGATACATAATTAAAATACCGCATGTTAAGCCGGAAAGAACCATCGTCTTTCAAGTCAACGAGTTCTTTTAATATTAGGTCTGCATATTTAGCTTTGCCATAGGGCGCAAGGCCCATCACTTTATATTCGTCACTGTTAACTTTAAAACCCAGATAGGCGGTAAAGGCTGAGTAGAGCAGCCCGACCGAGTGGGGAAATCGCATCTCTTCTAATTGAGTGAGCTTATTCCCTTCTCCAATCCATACAGAGGTGGTTGTCCATTCCCCAACGCCATCAATGGATAAAATAAGCGCTTTATAAAAGGGTGATGGAAAAAATGCAGAGGCCGCATGGGCCTGGTGATGCCCGGCAAAGAGCAGCCGCTGGTCTTTTTTTTGCCAGCCTGCAGCGATTTGCATAAGCTTTTCATTAATAGTTCTTTTTTGAAAAAGCTTGTCTTTAACCCAAATGGGCATGGCTTTTAAAAATGACAACAAGCCATATGGGGCAGTGGCTACGTAAGATTCCAGTAAACGCTCAAATTTCAGAAAGGGCTTTTCATAATAAACTACATATGCCACTTCTGCAAGGGAAATGCTGGCCTCATCAAGACAATATTTTATGGCTTGCGACGGGAACCCGGCGTCATTTTTTTTCCTGCTGAATCTTTCTTCCTGTGCAGCGGTAATAATCTGGTCGTTCATGATCAAACACGCGGCGCTGTCATGATAAAATGCCGAAATGCCCAGTATGTACATGCTAAAAAAGCGAATATAGCAATGGCCCTATAGCCGAGCCGTGCGCAAGCACTACTATTAACCCGAGGCTTATCATAATAAAAAACAATGGCCAGAGCCAGTATTTCCGCCGGTATTTCAAAAAGCTTAAAAACTCTATAATTATTTCCATAATCAGTATTGATTTTTCATTGAATAGTGCACGGCAGGTTCCTTCCAGTACGATTTCTTTTTGGGGTCAAAACTCATCTCCAGCAAATTGCGGCCAATCAGTTTAAATACTATTGCCATTGGCGTTATAACCAGCAAATATGCTAAACATAAAACAGCTACAGAACTTACTTTACTCATTTGTTTCCCTATAAACTCCCACAGCAACCGTATACCATTGGCCAACATAGGTCGTAGTAAGTACATCAATATAAATATTGCAGCAAGCCCCCAAAAGTAATGGGCTCCCGTTTTATGCTTCCATTGTAAATAAATACCGGCTGCCAGGCAAATTAATGCCATCTCCCTGCAAAACTTTTTGTTAAGGGTTACCTGTGTCTGCAGGCGTTGTTTTTGCTGTTCCATATTGTCATTTACTATTTTCGGCTAATCTTCTGTATTTCCCTGCCACTTCAGCCGCACCTAATAAACCATAATAGGAAGCCAGCTCTGTGTATGCATTTTTCCTTTGTTCTCTGCGTTCCGTTGTCAAGCCGGTCATTCTTTGGAGCATTTGTTTTACATTTTGCAATTTGGGGTTATTGGGTTGCTGTGTAAGTCCATAATCAATGTAATAAATGGCTTTCGACAAGTGTTTCTGCTTAAGCTCAATGCTGAATAGTTCCTGGGCTAAGTCCATACCCGGCCTTATCCGGAACGCACGGTTTAAATAATTACTTACCCGGACAAGGTCATGTGTTTGTTCACATAATTTTCCGGCAAAGGCGTAAAAGGTCGGGTCTAAAGGGTATTCCAACATAACAGCTTCGGCTACTTTTAGCATTTTTGTACTGTCCTTAACCTGTTGATAATAGGTCATCAATTTGTCCATAGCATCGTTCCACTTTAAGCCGTTAGCAGCCATTTCATATCCTACGGTTTCTTCAGTACCAACAGGACGTGCTAAAACTATGCTTTCATTGAATGGCCATTGTTTCCTGAGCAAGGCAATGGAATATGCCCCAAAACAGGAGTCCGCCAATGTTACGGGCATTTGATCTTTTAGCTTAGTTAAGGTCATTGATCCGGATGCCGGCAGCTTAAACAATGCGAGGCGACTTAATGCCTGAAAAAAAGCTTCTGAAAGTAACGCGTACCCATTTAAATTGGGATGCACATGCTCAAGCATAGTGTTTTTATCGATGATACCATGCGGTGAATGTTGTTCAAAAACCCGGCGGCTGTCAACAAGCGTTACCAGCGGATAGCGCTTACTAATTTGTATGATCTGCCGGTTTATAGCTTCCGGGGCCCGAAAGCGCAACAGGTCAAGCTCCTTTGCCTGGATGAAAGAAGCTTTTGCCTGTGTGAATTTTCCTGACGCATACTCCTCATTTGCGTGCAGAAATACTTGCATTGCGCTTTGCTTTGAATCGCTGATAAAAGGTTTTAAATCTTTTTCGTTACTAACGATAGTGCTTAATAATGCCGGAATACTATGGTTTGACAAAGTTTGACATACGGCATTTATATTTTCAGCAAATTGATTGATGCCGGATTTATAGACTGTTGAATTAACCGGTATATTCTGATCTGCCGCCATTCGTTCCATTAAGGTTTTATGCACATCCGAATAATTGCCATTATGGCTAAAGATGGCATGGTAACCATTGAACAATAATTGAATAAGCCTGTATTGTTTTAACGCAATCAATGCCCTGATAATCGTAGAATTATGACCGAGGTTGCTGGTTGAGGCCGCTCCAAGCGCGCCATAATACTCATTGTGGCCGCAATATATAAGCACAGCGTCTGGTTGGTAAGGTATAAGTTCACGTCCAATGTCGCGAACGGTATAGGAATTAACCGCGGTGAAAGCCAAATTGATTACCTCAAAATCAGTTTCGGGATACAGCTGCAGCAACCGGTATTTAAGCCAGCGGTGAAATGAGCCGTTATGCATGTAAGGAAAGCCTATGGTTGTAGATTCCCCAAGAACAAAGAGGCGTACTGTCCCTTTTGGCTTTTGTTTTTTAAATGACTCAAAATTGCCTATAGTGGCGTTTTCGGTAATGGTGAAATATCTTTCAGAAAGATGCGGGTTGACTACAAAACAATCAGGATGTTGCTCATCCTGTACAAAGAGGTTAAGGTTATGACCATAGCCAAATAAGCGAAGTGCCAGTTCTAAAAGTAACAGTATAATAAAAGGGAATAGTACAGCCACAACTTTGAACAGCCCTATTTTATATGAGCTGCCTGTTGATTTTTTTTGCTTTACTTCTCCTGTCATAATGTTATTTTAAAGGGCTGAAATGATTAAAAAGAGGTGCTGCCACGTCCGCGGCAGCACCATGGTATTAATACCCTGTATTCTGTTTCAAGTTTGGATTAGCATTTAATGCCTGTTGAGGGATAGGAAAAATTATCCTGTAATCGCCATTAGGTTTAT
This window contains:
- a CDS encoding DUF5989 family protein — translated: MEIIIEFLSFLKYRRKYWLWPLFFIMISLGLIVVLAHGSAIGPLLYSLF
- a CDS encoding carbamoyltransferase family protein gives rise to the protein MYILGISAFYHDSAACLIMNDQIITAAQEERFSRKKNDAGFPSQAIKYCLDEASISLAEVAYVVYYEKPFLKFERLLESYVATAPYGLLSFLKAMPIWVKDKLFQKRTINEKLMQIAAGWQKKDQRLLFAGHHQAHAASAFFPSPFYKALILSIDGVGEWTTTSVWIGEGNKLTQLEEMRFPHSVGLLYSAFTAYLGFKVNSDEYKVMGLAPYGKAKYADLILKELVDLKDDGSFRLNMRYFNYVSGLSMFNTRFANLFKAPVRAASADITEFHMDIAASIQHVAGKVVLSMINHFVNKYQIFNLCLAGGVALNCVINGKILKETLIQNLWIQPAAGDAGGALGAAYSVYHEHLKYERTVAETDGDKMKSALLGPCFSTAQVEKIIRQNGLKYQVYERSDFLNRIANDLDNGKVVGWFDGRMEFGPRALGSRSILGDCRRRDMQRYINQKVKFRESFRPFAPVILADKVHHYYDLKQSSPYMLIVADILDQKTSAEMYEAIGFEKLKYICSPFPAVTHVNGSSRIQTVAPDNQSFYELLTTFYKITGCPAIVNTSFNIRDQPIVCSPQDAIDCFLKTDIDILAIGNCIITKTENVNCHR